In the genome of Dermacentor silvarum isolate Dsil-2018 chromosome 1, BIME_Dsil_1.4, whole genome shotgun sequence, one region contains:
- the LOC119436933 gene encoding acanthoscurrin-2 isoform X2, which produces MKAALVLAVSLAALALVSCADEPEAASTDAPAVASTEQPATEPAVDDKDKKKEGKEKVEGRGGIFGAGFGGYGPGVGIGYGGLGYGGGLGYGGYGYPGVGYGGLGYGSPGYGGLGYGGLGYGGLGYGGLGYGGLGYGGLGYGGAGYGAYGGGSYGAGRGYGQGGYNYGGGEAQKRVYGHTSTYGQTSTYGLQANAGSAYGAGHQAGGAGFEKAAHAGGAAGGQYGGQHVAGVGGIVH; this is translated from the exons CTGGTCCTCGCGGTCAGCTTGGCCGCCCTGGCCCTCGTGTCGTGCGCTGACGAGCCGGAGGCCGCTTCCACCGATGCGCCGGCTGTGGCCAGCACTGAACAGCCGGCCACTGAGCCGGCTGTCGATGAcaaggacaagaagaaagaaggcaAGGAGAAGGTCGAGGGCCGCGGTGGTATCTTCGGAGCCGGGTTCGGCGGCTACGGACCGGGCGTAGGCATTGGATACGGCGGCCTcggctacggcggtggtcttggCTACGGCGGTTACGGCTATCCTGGTGTCGGCTATGGAGGCCTCGGCTATGGCA GTCCCGGATACGGCGGTCTGGGCTACGGTGGACTCGGCTACGGTGGTCTCGGCTACGGCGGACTCGGCTATGGGGGTCTGGGCTATGGTGGCCTCGGTTATGGTGGTGCTGGCTACGGTGCTTACGGAGGCGGATCTTACGGCGCCGGCCGCGGCTACGGCCAGGGTGGCTACAACTACGGCGGCGGCGAGGCCCAGAAGCGCGTGTACGGCCACACTTCGACCTACGGCCAGACGTCCACTTACGGACTGCAGGCCAACGCCGGCAGCGCGTATGGTGCGGGACACCAGGCTGGCGGAGCTGGCTTCGAGAAGGCGGCACACGCTGGAGGAGCAGCCGGCGGACAGTACGGCGGTCAACACGTCGCAGGCGTCGGAGGCATCGTTCACTGA
- the LOC119436933 gene encoding uncharacterized protein LOC119436933 isoform X1, producing the protein MKAALVLAVSLAALALVSCADEPEAASTDAPAVASTEQPATEPAVDDKDKKKEGKEKVEGRGGIFGAGFGGYGPGVGIGYGGLGYGGGLGYGGYGYPGVGYGGLGYGSGLGYGGLGYAPGYGVGYGSLGYGRLGYGGPGYGGLGYGGLGYGGLGYGGLGYGGLGYGGLGYGGAGYGAYGGGSYGAGRGYGQGGYNYGGGEAQKRVYGHTSTYGQTSTYGLQANAGSAYGAGHQAGGAGFEKAAHAGGAAGGQYGGQHVAGVGGIVH; encoded by the coding sequence CTGGTCCTCGCGGTCAGCTTGGCCGCCCTGGCCCTCGTGTCGTGCGCTGACGAGCCGGAGGCCGCTTCCACCGATGCGCCGGCTGTGGCCAGCACTGAACAGCCGGCCACTGAGCCGGCTGTCGATGAcaaggacaagaagaaagaaggcaAGGAGAAGGTCGAGGGCCGCGGTGGTATCTTCGGAGCCGGGTTCGGCGGCTACGGACCGGGCGTAGGCATTGGATACGGCGGCCTcggctacggcggtggtcttggCTACGGCGGTTACGGCTATCCTGGTGTCGGCTATGGAGGCCTCGGCTATGGCAGTGGTCTTGGCTACGGTGGTCTCGGCTACGCACCAGGATACGGCGTGGGCTACGGAAGTCTTGGCTACGGACGCCTCGGCTATGGAGGTCCCGGATACGGCGGTCTGGGCTACGGTGGACTCGGCTACGGTGGTCTCGGCTACGGCGGACTCGGCTATGGGGGTCTGGGCTATGGTGGCCTCGGTTATGGTGGTGCTGGCTACGGTGCTTACGGAGGCGGATCTTACGGCGCCGGCCGCGGCTACGGCCAGGGTGGCTACAACTACGGCGGCGGCGAGGCCCAGAAGCGCGTGTACGGCCACACTTCGACCTACGGCCAGACGTCCACTTACGGACTGCAGGCCAACGCCGGCAGCGCGTATGGTGCGGGACACCAGGCTGGCGGAGCTGGCTTCGAGAAGGCGGCACACGCTGGAGGAGCAGCCGGCGGACAGTACGGCGGTCAACACGTCGCAGGCGTCGGAGGCATCGTTCACTGA